The proteins below come from a single Ruegeria sp. THAF33 genomic window:
- a CDS encoding DUF6638 family protein: protein MIRLIEKGLMFGNLVHISSPALVERYNRALQHLAGKTTALTDFHVDISGYSPEVGIELDDPLYLNPNGVNRQFILLTTEQKRAPLLNVKFSTSRDILREFIEMNEAQLFALTATDAVAGELVNSVFKLTTPRDLLNLRKIEIEADTVGGTLRKAQQLAGMVERFKTEEDAWFDDVLIARMIETARETGDVTRNPVRLRHTDFEQRNFWTAHFGGLYLFPDVDHPAAICMGEKPDDLPIKYTFDPSQRNQIAKFLDYNDLVEPIVKARGVDAAAILQQKMDFLTVDAAADADVNLTGLDRSDMRRLARNHADRLPQAYHGLAQLLRWASDGGPWPRITSDHPAYFYTLRAADTPNRDLVNMLLSELAPLDPRQMFICHKELFYRTYSGWPESKKAYVADFLAREYQVDKQGARAALFGHEPDMSGDDRVSDDIIARVGPWGTVRKG, encoded by the coding sequence ATGATCCGCCTCATCGAAAAAGGCCTGATGTTTGGCAACCTCGTCCACATCTCCAGCCCGGCTCTGGTCGAGCGGTATAACCGCGCGCTGCAGCACCTGGCGGGCAAGACCACGGCGCTGACGGATTTTCATGTCGATATCTCGGGCTATTCGCCGGAGGTGGGGATTGAGCTGGACGACCCGCTCTACCTCAACCCCAACGGGGTCAACCGGCAGTTCATCCTGCTGACAACCGAGCAGAAACGCGCGCCTCTGTTGAACGTCAAATTCTCGACCTCGCGTGATATCCTGCGCGAATTCATTGAGATGAACGAGGCGCAGTTGTTCGCCCTGACCGCCACCGATGCGGTGGCCGGAGAGCTGGTGAACTCGGTCTTCAAACTCACCACACCGCGCGACCTGTTGAACCTGCGCAAGATCGAGATCGAGGCCGACACGGTTGGCGGCACCCTGCGCAAGGCCCAGCAACTGGCGGGCATGGTCGAACGGTTCAAAACCGAAGAGGACGCCTGGTTCGATGATGTGCTGATCGCCAGGATGATCGAAACCGCTAGGGAGACCGGTGACGTCACCCGAAACCCGGTGCGCCTGCGTCATACGGATTTTGAGCAGCGAAATTTCTGGACGGCACATTTCGGTGGGCTTTATCTTTTTCCCGATGTTGATCACCCGGCAGCGATTTGCATGGGTGAAAAGCCTGACGACCTGCCGATCAAATACACGTTTGATCCGTCGCAGCGGAACCAGATTGCCAAATTTCTGGACTACAACGATCTGGTTGAGCCCATCGTCAAGGCGCGCGGCGTGGATGCGGCCGCGATCCTGCAACAGAAGATGGATTTCCTGACCGTCGATGCGGCGGCAGATGCCGATGTCAACCTGACCGGGCTGGATCGCAGCGACATGCGGCGGTTGGCCCGGAACCACGCGGATCGCCTGCCGCAGGCCTATCACGGGCTTGCGCAACTGCTGCGCTGGGCAAGTGACGGGGGTCCGTGGCCGCGCATCACTTCGGACCACCCGGCCTATTTCTACACGCTACGCGCCGCCGATACGCCGAACCGCGATCTGGTGAACATGCTGTTGTCCGAATTGGCCCCGCTGGACCCGCGCCAGATGTTCATCTGCCACAAAGAATTGTTCTACCGAACATATTCGGGCTGGCCCGAGAGCAAGAAGGCCTATGTGGCCGACTTCCTTGCACGCGAATATCAGGTGGACAAGCAAGGCGCCCGCGCCGCCCTGTTCGGACATGAGCCGGATATGAGCGGCGACGATCGCGTCAGCGATGACATAATTGCCCGGGTCGGTCCGTGGGGTACGGTGAGGAAAGGTTGA
- a CDS encoding DUF1523 family protein, producing the protein MAYVKWAFIIIFWGTIAVILQYSLPQHDIVRIVNTYEERQDLNDWTRIFWSEPEDQSTSLSNRDVQFIQAVRANGKPIVYRNEDTGWGWPPYFKFDTANLYTEANDAKSTKENPKWVVVTHYGWRNEFMSIFPNAIFIKDVEGPDVRIIPWFNIIFLTIFAAFVWAIWVRWRRFRQARIDPMIENVEDGLYAAGDAIEERHNRFRRWLDSWKSK; encoded by the coding sequence ATGGCCTATGTGAAATGGGCGTTCATTATCATTTTCTGGGGTACGATTGCCGTGATCCTGCAATATTCTCTGCCCCAGCATGACATTGTGCGCATCGTCAACACCTATGAAGAACGGCAGGATCTGAACGACTGGACCCGGATCTTCTGGTCAGAGCCGGAAGATCAATCCACCAGCCTGTCCAACCGGGATGTGCAGTTCATTCAGGCGGTGCGGGCCAACGGAAAACCCATCGTGTACCGAAATGAGGATACCGGCTGGGGATGGCCCCCGTATTTCAAGTTCGACACGGCGAACCTGTATACCGAGGCCAATGATGCGAAATCCACCAAAGAAAACCCGAAATGGGTGGTCGTAACCCACTACGGGTGGCGTAACGAATTCATGTCGATCTTTCCCAACGCCATTTTCATCAAAGACGTTGAAGGGCCGGATGTTCGGATCATTCCCTGGTTCAATATCATCTTCCTGACGATCTTTGCGGCGTTCGTCTGGGCGATATGGGTGCGTTGGCGCAGGTTCCGGCAAGCACGGATTGATCCGATGATCGAAAACGTGGAAGACGGCCTATATGCGGCCGGTGACGCCATAGAAGAGCGACACAACAGATTTCGACGCTGGCTGGACAGTTGGAAATCGAAATAG
- a CDS encoding flagellar basal body P-ring protein FlgI: MRALIFLLLLLPGMAWAGTIRLKDLVDFDGVRGNDLVGYGLVVGLNGTGDGLRNAPFTEEIMSNILERLGVNVTGEDFRPKNVAAVLVTASLPPFARVGGQIDVTVSAIGDSSSLLGGTLIMTPLNAADGQIYAVAQGTILAGGVSAEGEAASVVRGVPTSGVIPSGARVEREIDFDLSTLTQMRLALREPDFTTAARIETAINTEFNRAVAIMRDSGTVEINVAATQALSTAHAIGRIENILVEPESKARVVVDQRSGTIVMGQEVRISRVAVSQGNLTLTVQEAPIAVQPNPFARGETVVVPRTIAGIEEEEGTGLAEIPEATTLSEVVAGLNALGVSPQDMIDILKTIKAAGALHAEFIVR; encoded by the coding sequence ATGAGGGCGTTGATTTTTCTCCTGCTTCTCCTTCCCGGCATGGCTTGGGCAGGGACAATCCGTCTCAAGGACCTCGTGGATTTTGACGGTGTACGGGGCAACGATCTGGTGGGTTACGGCCTGGTGGTCGGCTTGAACGGAACCGGCGATGGGTTACGCAACGCGCCTTTCACCGAAGAAATCATGTCCAATATCCTCGAACGTCTTGGCGTCAACGTCACAGGTGAGGATTTCCGGCCCAAAAACGTGGCAGCGGTATTGGTCACGGCCAGCCTGCCGCCTTTTGCACGGGTGGGGGGTCAAATCGATGTAACGGTTTCAGCCATAGGCGATTCAAGCAGCCTGTTGGGTGGAACATTGATCATGACCCCGCTTAACGCTGCCGATGGCCAAATCTATGCGGTCGCGCAGGGCACAATCCTTGCAGGTGGCGTTTCGGCTGAAGGAGAGGCAGCCTCGGTCGTGCGTGGGGTGCCAACTTCGGGCGTGATCCCATCCGGTGCAAGGGTCGAGCGTGAAATTGACTTCGATTTGTCAACTCTCACTCAGATGCGCCTTGCGCTCAGAGAGCCTGATTTCACCACAGCCGCGCGCATCGAAACCGCGATAAACACCGAGTTCAACAGAGCCGTGGCAATCATGCGGGATTCCGGCACGGTTGAGATCAACGTCGCGGCGACGCAGGCGCTTTCGACAGCCCACGCTATAGGGCGTATCGAAAACATTCTGGTCGAGCCTGAATCGAAAGCGCGCGTTGTTGTCGATCAGCGCTCTGGCACCATTGTCATGGGGCAGGAGGTCCGAATTTCGCGTGTTGCAGTGTCTCAAGGCAACCTGACTCTGACGGTTCAGGAAGCACCGATTGCGGTGCAGCCCAACCCGTTCGCCAGAGGTGAAACAGTGGTCGTGCCACGTACAATCGCAGGGATCGAGGAAGAAGAGGGAACCGGCCTCGCCGAAATCCCCGAGGCCACCACGTTGTCCGAGGTTGTCGCAGGTCTGAACGCGCTTGGGGTCTCGCCTCAGGACATGATCGACATTCTGAAAACGATCAAGGCAGCAGGCGCGCTGCATGCGGAATTCATCGTCAGGTGA
- a CDS encoding flagellin, translating to MNITSIGDLARGMTLRTRATDIKTQIETLSYEMSTGRVQDVSGRLGGDYSQILDLDRSLARLDAFGIATSEAALFTDTMQLSLKTFGDSVGDMTASLLAYGTANQPVNHEQASQQAKNELDTMISALNTRVGGRSLFSGAATDVSPLQSSNDLLTALKSQLTGLATVADIRLAAENWFNDPAGFDAVIYQGSNSTLSPMQISENESVTLPITATDPAFKAALRDVAVAALATDSALALSPDQRTALFTKLGVELANAQDATVKLRAKVGAAEARIEEAATRNSSARTSLEFSRNELIAADPYETAAKLQTVQFQLESLYSVTVRNANLSLVNFLR from the coding sequence ATGAATATCACTTCTATCGGCGATTTGGCGCGAGGAATGACCTTGCGAACCCGCGCAACAGATATCAAAACCCAGATCGAAACCCTGTCTTATGAAATGTCCACCGGGCGGGTACAGGACGTGTCGGGGCGGCTTGGCGGGGATTATTCGCAAATTCTGGATCTCGACCGCAGCCTCGCCAGACTCGACGCCTTTGGCATCGCAACGTCCGAAGCGGCCCTGTTCACCGATACCATGCAACTGAGCCTGAAAACCTTCGGAGATTCGGTCGGAGACATGACCGCGTCTTTGCTGGCTTACGGAACCGCCAATCAGCCCGTCAATCATGAACAAGCGTCCCAGCAGGCGAAGAATGAGCTGGACACGATGATCTCGGCACTGAACACGCGCGTAGGAGGGCGCAGCCTGTTTTCCGGTGCCGCCACCGATGTGTCGCCCCTGCAATCTTCGAACGATCTTTTGACGGCGCTGAAATCGCAGTTGACGGGGCTTGCCACGGTCGCTGATATCAGGCTGGCGGCAGAAAACTGGTTCAATGACCCAGCCGGTTTCGACGCCGTGATTTATCAGGGGTCAAACAGCACCCTGTCTCCGATGCAGATTTCGGAAAACGAAAGCGTCACGCTGCCGATCACGGCAACGGACCCGGCGTTCAAGGCCGCACTCAGGGATGTCGCCGTTGCGGCGCTGGCCACCGACAGCGCATTGGCACTTTCGCCCGATCAACGCACCGCTTTGTTCACGAAGTTAGGGGTCGAACTGGCCAACGCACAGGATGCCACCGTCAAACTCCGGGCAAAGGTCGGGGCGGCCGAAGCCCGCATCGAAGAGGCGGCAACACGCAATTCGTCGGCCCGAACCAGCCTGGAATTCAGCCGAAACGAACTGATCGCGGCCGATCCTTATGAGACGGCAGCGAAACTGCAAACGGTGCAATTTCAGTTGGAAAGCCTGTATTCCGTAACCGTTCGCAATGCGAACCTGTCGCTGGTGAACTTTCTGAGATGA
- the flgK gene encoding flagellar hook-associated protein FlgK → MNMSTALNNALGGLTAASRGAAVVSGNIANALTPGYARRSLELATSPISGNGVRTVGVIRHQDPVLTANRRSSDAELAFRSDVSEFHARFEQLVGSSDDGPSLSTRLSSLENAFITAASLPDSIERLDQVARSTRDLTNELNAASEGVRQARSDADRKIGAQINTLNQTLKDIEDLNAKIPAIQNSGGDIGALLDQRHVLIDQVNTLIPVNVVPRANDQVSLYSEGGLILLEGTASEFTFSTTGETKPHMTVANGLLSGLEMNGNPVRTSGDNAQIRGGALMAQFTIRDDLAVEAQVQLDTVARDLIERFETPGLDSSAIATDPGLFTDDGNRFDPASVVGLASRISLNSTVDPDDGGDSWKLRAGLGAATPGDPGQAAQLRAFGNILNDARPVPGGLFGTGNMRAAELTEALLSKAGAHAHAADQSKTFSNSFQQQMAQIEAAQGVDTDQELQRLMQVEQTYAANARVISVIDELMETLLRL, encoded by the coding sequence ATGAACATGTCGACAGCACTCAATAACGCATTGGGCGGGCTGACTGCGGCCAGTCGCGGGGCCGCTGTGGTGTCCGGAAACATCGCGAATGCGCTGACCCCAGGCTATGCGCGCCGGTCCCTGGAACTTGCAACAAGCCCTATATCCGGAAATGGCGTACGCACCGTTGGCGTGATCCGGCATCAGGATCCGGTTTTGACCGCCAACAGACGTTCGTCTGATGCCGAACTCGCCTTTCGGTCGGACGTTTCAGAATTTCACGCACGGTTCGAACAACTGGTGGGGTCTTCTGATGACGGCCCTTCGCTGTCTACTCGTTTGTCCTCGTTGGAAAACGCCTTTATCACGGCGGCCAGTTTGCCTGACTCGATCGAACGGCTGGATCAGGTTGCGCGCTCGACCCGCGATCTGACCAACGAGCTGAACGCGGCGTCCGAAGGCGTACGCCAGGCACGCTCGGATGCTGATCGAAAAATTGGCGCCCAGATCAACACCCTGAATCAGACTCTGAAAGATATCGAAGACCTGAACGCCAAGATTCCCGCCATTCAAAACTCTGGCGGTGACATCGGTGCCCTGCTGGATCAGCGGCATGTCCTGATCGACCAGGTCAATACCTTGATCCCGGTCAATGTCGTGCCGCGCGCCAATGATCAGGTATCCCTGTACTCGGAGGGCGGGCTGATCCTGCTGGAAGGCACGGCCTCGGAGTTCACTTTTTCCACGACCGGCGAAACAAAGCCTCACATGACCGTGGCAAATGGTCTGTTGTCCGGTCTGGAGATGAACGGCAACCCGGTACGGACAAGTGGAGACAACGCTCAAATACGCGGCGGGGCACTGATGGCGCAGTTCACCATCCGCGACGACTTGGCAGTCGAGGCGCAGGTTCAGCTCGACACGGTTGCAAGGGACCTGATTGAACGATTTGAAACGCCCGGTTTGGATTCGTCGGCTATTGCGACAGATCCTGGTCTGTTCACCGACGACGGCAACCGATTTGATCCTGCATCTGTTGTCGGGCTTGCTTCACGGATTTCACTCAATTCAACCGTGGACCCTGACGATGGCGGGGACAGTTGGAAACTGCGCGCGGGTCTGGGTGCCGCAACTCCGGGTGACCCCGGGCAGGCTGCTCAATTGCGCGCGTTCGGGAACATATTGAACGACGCACGTCCGGTACCCGGCGGGCTGTTCGGCACGGGAAACATGCGCGCTGCCGAGTTGACCGAGGCCCTGTTGTCGAAAGCGGGCGCACACGCCCATGCCGCAGATCAAAGCAAGACTTTTTCAAACAGCTTCCAGCAGCAAATGGCGCAGATCGAGGCCGCGCAGGGCGTAGATACCGATCAGGAACTACAGCGGCTCATGCAGGTCGAACAGACCTATGCCGCAAACGCTCGTGTCATCTCGGTTATTGACGAGCTTATGGAAACTCTTCTGAGGTTGTGA
- a CDS encoding flagellar hook protein FlgE — MTISSSLNAGVAALKANANRLATISDNIANSSTYGYKRVETDFHSMVTSGQGGSYSAGGVRTTSQRMIDQRGPLVTTSNSTDLAVRGRGMLPVRPSSQIGNNSNEMLLTTTGSFRTNEEGYLVTESGLVLLGWPAAPDGTIPPVSRDTPAALEPIQLSVNQLSGSPTTEMKLRMNLPATATNAGAPGDVQPLSVEYFDNLGKSESVDIQLIPTVPATGSSNEWTMVLRDSASGGAVIGEYTLTFTDNRTAGGTLASVTPVSGGAYDPATGSVMVNVAGGAMEVNIGLIGDADGITQLSDTFAPVSITRDGSAVGTMTSVQVDERGYVYAFYDTGVSRRMYQIPLADVPNPNGLTALDSQTYAPSRESGTFFLWNAGEGPTGDLVSFAREESTTDVATELTSLIQTQRAYSSSATVIQTVDEMLQETTNLKR; from the coding sequence ATGACCATTTCCTCTTCGCTCAATGCCGGTGTGGCGGCGCTGAAAGCCAATGCCAACAGGTTGGCGACGATTTCCGACAACATCGCGAATTCTTCAACCTATGGGTATAAACGGGTCGAGACGGATTTTCATTCAATGGTCACGTCGGGCCAGGGTGGCAGCTATTCGGCAGGCGGCGTGCGGACGACAAGCCAGCGCATGATTGATCAACGCGGGCCCCTGGTGACGACGAGCAACTCTACCGATCTGGCAGTTCGCGGGCGCGGCATGTTGCCTGTGCGCCCCAGTTCGCAGATCGGGAATAATTCGAACGAGATGCTACTGACCACCACCGGGTCGTTCCGCACCAACGAAGAAGGGTATTTGGTTACCGAATCAGGCCTTGTTCTTCTGGGGTGGCCCGCGGCACCTGATGGCACTATTCCACCGGTTTCGCGCGATACACCCGCCGCGCTTGAACCCATTCAGCTGAGCGTGAACCAGCTGTCGGGTTCACCAACCACAGAAATGAAACTGCGTATGAACCTTCCGGCCACGGCGACAAATGCGGGCGCGCCGGGCGACGTTCAACCTTTGTCGGTTGAGTATTTCGATAATCTCGGCAAGTCTGAAAGCGTCGATATCCAGCTGATCCCAACGGTTCCCGCAACCGGCAGCAGCAACGAATGGACCATGGTCTTGCGTGACTCGGCGTCGGGTGGCGCAGTCATCGGTGAATACACGCTGACATTCACCGACAACCGTACGGCAGGCGGCACTCTGGCCAGCGTCACACCTGTTTCTGGCGGAGCTTATGATCCAGCAACGGGCAGTGTCATGGTCAACGTCGCCGGCGGAGCGATGGAGGTCAATATCGGCCTGATCGGAGATGCAGACGGGATAACCCAATTGTCCGACACGTTCGCGCCTGTTTCGATCACACGTGACGGTTCTGCCGTGGGAACAATGACCAGCGTTCAGGTCGATGAGAGAGGATATGTCTACGCGTTCTACGACACCGGCGTCAGTCGCCGGATGTACCAGATTCCGTTGGCAGATGTACCCAATCCCAACGGTTTAACCGCGTTGGACAGTCAGACTTACGCGCCTTCCCGTGAAAGCGGTACCTTCTTTCTTTGGAATGCCGGCGAAGGCCCGACCGGGGATCTTGTTTCTTTCGCGCGTGAGGAATCCACCACGGATGTAGCGACCGAGCTGACCTCATTGATTCAGACGCAACGTGCTTACTCCTCCAGCGCAACGGTGATCCAGACGGTGGACGAGATGTTGCAGGAAACGACAAACCTGAAACGTTAA
- a CDS encoding flagellar motor protein MotB produces the protein MGAQTNAAPIIIKKKRVSGGDGHHGGAWKVAYADFVTAMMAFFMLMWLLNATTEQQRKGLADYFAPTIPLSPESGGGDGAFGGDSMLSEEVLLRDGQGATTTHPTESHQARGSIGVKAVGGGKGAKEDFSTLEAQLLGRTGESEVSGKLLKHIVTRVTDEGLVVELFDTDDQALFESGSDKPTSFLRSLALILARASDLVVNSIAVEGHVSASPVVQARNTAWELSTARAQKLRQLLQDKGVAAQRMDRVTGHADRELFADNPMAARNNRIEVIFLRQP, from the coding sequence ATGGGTGCGCAAACCAATGCGGCGCCAATCATCATCAAGAAGAAGCGTGTATCGGGTGGCGATGGCCATCACGGTGGCGCGTGGAAAGTCGCGTATGCCGACTTTGTGACGGCCATGATGGCCTTCTTCATGTTGATGTGGCTGCTGAACGCAACAACGGAACAGCAACGAAAAGGGTTGGCGGATTATTTCGCACCGACAATCCCGCTAAGCCCGGAATCCGGCGGCGGGGACGGGGCGTTTGGTGGCGACAGCATGCTGTCTGAAGAAGTGCTGCTGCGAGACGGTCAGGGTGCCACAACCACACATCCGACCGAATCGCATCAGGCCCGTGGTTCGATCGGAGTGAAAGCCGTGGGCGGCGGCAAAGGGGCCAAGGAAGATTTCTCTACGTTGGAGGCGCAACTGCTGGGGCGCACGGGTGAAAGCGAGGTCTCGGGCAAACTGCTCAAGCATATCGTCACACGGGTCACCGATGAAGGATTGGTGGTGGAACTGTTCGACACCGACGATCAGGCATTGTTCGAATCGGGTTCTGACAAGCCAACCAGCTTTCTGCGGTCCCTGGCCCTGATCCTCGCCCGAGCCTCGGATCTTGTCGTCAATTCGATCGCTGTCGAAGGGCATGTCAGCGCATCTCCGGTCGTACAGGCGCGCAACACAGCCTGGGAGTTGTCCACGGCAAGGGCCCAAAAATTGCGTCAATTGCTACAGGACAAGGGCGTTGCGGCACAAAGGATGGATCGTGTTACGGGCCATGCAGACCGAGAATTGTTCGCCGACAATCCCATGGCTGCGCGGAACAACAGGATCGAAGTGATCTTTCTGCGCCAGCCCTAA
- a CDS encoding FliI/YscN family ATPase, whose product MSDLDPMLLKHEFDRMTLIRHVGLVSSVAQGLIEISGLNEHARIGDLLTLRRRAGPDLAGEVLHVGADHIHMIPGSAPDGVSLGDRVYLDPSPGFAPALHWLGRVIDPFGKPLDGKPLLNGPQDRDIMQAPPPAVARKPLGKRMATGLSVLNTMLPIVRGQRVGLFAGSGVGKSTLLSTLARYMQADVVVVALVGERGREVNEFVARAIGPEAMKRTIVVAATSDQSALARRRCAWSAMSAAEFLRDLGLNVLFLADSVTRFAEAHREIAVAMGEAPSLRGYPPSVTPLIANLCERAGPGTQEQGDITAVFSVLVAGSDMDEPIADILRGVLDGHIVLSREIAERGRFPAIDLSKSVSRSLPEAASEAENQMINETRKLVGSYEQSEVMIKAGLYSEGSDPLLDQAVRVHEELDAFFGKPDSEGIENSFNRLSLILRRASAGLPR is encoded by the coding sequence ATGTCCGATCTCGACCCGATGCTTCTGAAACATGAATTCGATCGGATGACTTTGATCCGCCACGTGGGCCTGGTCAGTAGCGTCGCACAAGGGTTGATCGAGATCAGTGGCCTCAACGAACATGCGCGAATCGGAGACTTGCTTACATTGCGGCGGCGCGCGGGGCCCGATCTGGCCGGTGAAGTGCTGCATGTCGGTGCAGACCATATCCACATGATTCCGGGTTCCGCCCCGGACGGTGTCAGCCTCGGGGACCGTGTGTACCTTGATCCCTCGCCGGGGTTCGCGCCCGCATTGCACTGGCTTGGGCGCGTCATTGATCCGTTTGGCAAACCGCTGGACGGAAAACCCCTGCTGAACGGGCCACAGGATCGCGATATCATGCAAGCCCCCCCGCCTGCGGTGGCGCGCAAGCCATTGGGAAAGCGGATGGCCACCGGACTATCGGTTCTCAACACCATGCTGCCGATTGTACGCGGTCAACGCGTTGGGTTGTTTGCGGGATCGGGTGTGGGAAAATCGACGCTGCTGTCGACGCTGGCGCGCTACATGCAGGCTGACGTGGTTGTGGTGGCTCTTGTCGGCGAACGTGGGCGTGAAGTGAACGAGTTTGTTGCCCGCGCCATAGGCCCGGAAGCCATGAAGCGCACTATCGTGGTCGCTGCGACGTCCGACCAGTCTGCATTGGCGCGCAGACGGTGCGCGTGGTCGGCCATGTCGGCGGCAGAGTTTCTGCGGGATCTGGGGCTGAACGTCCTGTTTCTGGCCGATTCGGTAACCCGTTTCGCGGAAGCGCACCGTGAAATCGCCGTTGCCATGGGCGAAGCCCCGTCGCTCCGAGGGTATCCACCCTCTGTCACCCCCCTGATTGCCAATCTGTGTGAACGCGCAGGCCCCGGCACGCAGGAGCAGGGTGATATCACCGCCGTGTTCAGCGTCCTGGTTGCGGGGTCCGACATGGATGAACCCATCGCTGACATTCTGCGCGGTGTGTTGGACGGGCATATCGTACTCAGCCGCGAGATTGCCGAACGCGGGCGCTTCCCGGCCATCGACCTCAGCAAATCCGTATCCCGCAGCCTTCCAGAGGCCGCGTCAGAGGCAGAGAACCAGATGATCAACGAAACCCGCAAACTTGTCGGCAGCTACGAACAATCTGAAGTCATGATAAAGGCCGGGCTGTATTCAGAAGGATCAGATCCGCTCTTGGATCAGGCCGTGCGCGTTCATGAGGAGTTGGACGCGTTTTTCGGCAAACCCGATTCCGAAGGAATTGAAAACAGCTTTAACCGCTTGTCCCTGATTCTGCGCCGTGCCTCGGCCGGCCTGCCGCGTTAG
- a CDS encoding FlgB family protein — translation MFYDLNVLKTAYAMATHAGQRQAVIARNMANADTPGYQPRDIEPFHTALETSGREVTMVATRRGHLHGGTGAQPWAEHQAVPSGDPNGNGVSLEEEMLKSVEVKRQHDRALAIYKSSMNILRTSLGRG, via the coding sequence ATGTTCTATGACTTGAACGTCCTTAAGACTGCGTACGCAATGGCAACCCATGCCGGGCAACGGCAGGCGGTGATTGCGCGCAACATGGCCAATGCGGATACGCCAGGCTACCAGCCGCGCGATATCGAACCCTTCCATACAGCACTTGAAACCTCGGGACGCGAAGTGACCATGGTGGCTACGCGGCGGGGTCATCTGCACGGCGGTACAGGTGCGCAGCCCTGGGCAGAGCACCAGGCCGTTCCGTCGGGTGATCCAAATGGCAACGGTGTATCGCTTGAAGAAGAGATGCTGAAATCGGTCGAGGTCAAACGACAGCACGACCGCGCGTTGGCGATCTACAAATCCTCGATGAACATCCTTCGCACCAGTCTGGGGCGTGGTTAA
- the flgC gene encoding flagellar basal body rod protein FlgC: MSDFSHSLAASASALRAQAARLRHVSENISNADTPGYRRKTVPFETIEKDGQNVVKAGRVKLDRRDLTRIFDPGHPMADASGHYLGSNVDLMIEIADAREAQRSYEANLKMFDQTRQMSSSLMELLRK, from the coding sequence ATGAGCGATTTTTCCCACTCACTTGCGGCATCCGCCAGCGCCCTGCGTGCGCAGGCAGCCCGTCTGCGCCACGTGTCCGAAAACATATCGAATGCGGATACGCCAGGGTATCGGCGCAAGACGGTGCCGTTTGAGACCATAGAAAAAGATGGTCAGAACGTGGTGAAAGCTGGCCGCGTAAAGCTTGATCGACGCGACCTGACACGAATTTTCGACCCCGGCCACCCGATGGCAGATGCCAGCGGTCACTATCTGGGATCGAATGTCGATCTGATGATCGAAATCGCTGACGCGCGTGAGGCGCAGCGGAGCTACGAAGCCAACCTCAAGATGTTCGATCAAACACGGCAAATGTCGTCGTCGTTGATGGAATTGCTCAGAAAATAA
- the fliE gene encoding flagellar hook-basal body complex protein FliE yields the protein MDIRSLTAAQNYAGARPATQADPEHTGMAQGLKASFQDFASTLKHSEQMSQTAIVGQADPHALVQALAQTELAVETAVIVRNKVVEAYQEILRMPV from the coding sequence ATGGACATCCGATCCCTGACCGCCGCACAAAACTATGCCGGCGCACGCCCCGCAACACAGGCCGATCCCGAACATACCGGGATGGCGCAGGGGCTGAAGGCAAGTTTTCAGGACTTTGCATCCACGTTGAAACACAGCGAGCAGATGTCGCAGACCGCGATTGTCGGGCAAGCCGACCCGCACGCGCTGGTGCAGGCGCTGGCACAGACCGAACTGGCCGTCGAGACAGCTGTGATAGTTCGCAACAAGGTGGTCGAGGCCTATCAGGAAATCCTTCGGATGCCGGTCTGA
- a CDS encoding flagellar biosynthetic protein FliQ — translation MLSEGLFYDIVRQALWIAVITSVPILAVALVSGLIVGLFQALTSIQEMTLTFVPKLIAIVVVFWISMGFMTQTLVTFFTGTLVPLIAGGR, via the coding sequence ATGCTGAGCGAAGGTCTTTTCTATGACATCGTGCGTCAGGCTCTCTGGATCGCCGTCATCACATCGGTCCCGATTCTGGCAGTTGCTCTGGTGTCAGGCCTGATCGTTGGTCTGTTTCAGGCCCTGACGTCGATACAGGAAATGACACTGACCTTTGTTCCCAAACTGATCGCCATCGTCGTCGTGTTCTGGATCTCGATGGGGTTCATGACTCAGACCCTTGTTACGTTTTTCACCGGTACGCTTGTTCCATTGATCGCAGGAGGTCGCTGA